The Humidesulfovibrio mexicanus DNA window GGCGAACTGCATCTCGCGGCTGGCGCCCATGCCCTCGAAGCTGGAGCCCGTGTCCAGGGCGGCGGCGGCGGTGGCGAAGCGCGACAGGGACAGAAGCCCGGCGAAGAGGAACAGGTCGCCCTCGAAGGAGATGAGCCCCGGCTGTCCGCCCAGGGGGGCCAGGGCCAGGGCGCACAGGGCGCAGGCCAGACCCAGGGTCGGGCCCAGGGCGAAGGCCCAGCTGGTGCTGCGGCTTATCACCGCGCCCTTGCGCAGCAGCTTGGCCAGGTCGAAGTAGCTCTGCAGCAGGGGCTGGCCCGTGCGCCCGGCGAACTTGGCCTTCACGCGGTTGATGATCCCGAAGAGCAGCGGGCACAACAACAGGCCAAGGACCATGCGCGGCAAGGCGTCCAGGTGGAGCGCGGTCTGGGCGGGCATCAGGAAAGCCCCCATGCGAGCAGCGCCACAAGCGTGGCGGCGATGTAGAGCACGTACACGTGCACCTGCCCCTGCTGGAGCCGGTGCAGGGCCTTCAACCGGTCGTCCAGATAGCCGAAGAGCGCCAGAAAGCCCGTGAGGATGCGGTCTTGCGCCTCGGCAAAGTAGCCCGCGCGCGCGGGGAAAAGCCCCCAGGGCCGCGTGGCCTGGCCGAAGGAGCCGGTGAGCGCCCGGAACATGTCCGCCAGGGGCTGGGCGAAGGACGAATAGGTGTACTGGATGCGCGCGGTGGGCGCGATGTACCCGCAGTCCCAGGTGGGGCCGTGGCGCAGGTCGCGGCCGCGCAAAAGTCCCCGGCGCAGCAGCAGGATGCCGCCCAGCAGCGCCAGCAGCAGGGTGAAGGCCATGCTTGCGCTCAAAAGGCCCTCCACAAGGCTTGCGCCCTGTTCCGGCGCGCCGGGCAGATGCGGGGCCAGGGCGCGCAGGGCGGTTTCCAGCAGCAGGGGCGCGCCCAGGCCGAGGAACAGGCCGAATGTGGCCAGGGCCGCCATGGGCAGGCGCATGGCAACGGGGGATTCGTGGGCCGCTGCCGCCGTTTGGCTGCGGGGTTCGCCCAGGAACACCACGCCAAAGGCCCCCACGAAGACCGCCGCGGCCAGCCCGGCGCACAGCACCAGCACGGAGAGCACCGCCAGGCTGGGGATGTCCAGGCTGGGAGTGGGGAGCAAGAGGCCCTTCACGGCGGCCAGGCCAAGGGTCAGCTCCGAGGCGAAGCCGCCCAGGGGCGGCAGTCCGCAGATGCCCAGCGCCCCCACCAGAAAGGCCGCGCCCGTGGCCGGCATCCGCCGCATGACGCCGCCCAGGCGGTCCATGCGGGGCTCGCCCGTGCCGTGCAGCACGCTGCCCGCGCAGAAAAAGAGCAGGGATTTGAATACCCCGTGGTTCACCACATGGAGGAGCGCGGCGGAAAAGCCCAGGGCGGCGATAAGCGGAGCGTCGCAGGCGCGGCCCAGCGCCCCGAGCCCAAGGCCCAGGAGCATCAGCCCGGCGTTCTCCATGCTGGACCAGGCCAGCAGGCGCTTGAGCTCCGCCTGGCCCAGGGCCCCGCACACGCCCAGCACCGCCGTGGCCCCGCCCAGGGCGATGAGGGTCCAGCCCCACCAGGGCTCCGGGGGCAAGGCCAGCAGCACGCGCAGGATGCCGTACACGCCGGTCTTGATCATCACGCCGGAGAGCACGGCGGACACATGGCTCGGCGCGGCGGGGTGCGCCTCGGGCAGCCATACGCCAAGCGGGGCCAGGCCCGCCTTGGAGCCGAAGCCGACGAGGGCCAGCAGAAAGGCCAGCCCGGCCGCGACGCCCGCGCCCGGCAGGGCCGTCAATTCCGCGCCGGGGCCGCTGGCAAGGCCGGGGGTCGGCGGCCAGGCCGCGCCCGGCAGCAGGCACAGGGCCAGCAGGAAGGCCGCGCCCAGGTGCGAGGCGATGAGGTAGATGCGTCCGGCACGGCGCACCTGGGCCTCGGCGTCCTCCATGCACACCAGGAAATAGGACGAGAGCGCCATGCCCTCCCAGAACAGCAGCAGGAGCAGCGGATCGCGCGCGGTGAACACCCCGGCGATGCACGCGGCGAGGATGTTGTAGAAGAACCAGGGCGGCCCGATGCGCTTGCGGCCCTCCAGATTGGCCAGGTAGCCCCGGCCGTACACCGCGCCCAGGGCGACGAGGACCAGCGCCGGGACCAGGAACATGGCGGAGATTCCGTCAATGGCGAGCGAGCCCAGGCCCCAGGGAGGCGGCCAGGCCAGGCGGAGCTCCCAGTCCTGCGGGGCGACCAGGGCCTGCGCGGCGGGGACAAGGCCCAACAGGCAGCCCAGCACGGCGCTGCCCGCGCCCACGGCGTTGGCGGCGCGGAAGGAGCGCGGCAGCAGTGCGGCCAGCGCGCCAAGCAGGAAGGTCAGCAGGCAGGCGGCGAAGAGGGTCATTGGCGTCTCCCCCGGCGGGCGGCGGCGCTGTCGTGCGCGTGTTCCGCGGCGGCCGCGGCGGTGAGCAGGGCGGCCTCGGACGCGCGGGAAAGCACGGCCTGCCGGAAATCGGCGTCGCGCAGGGCCGCGGCCAGAAGGGCGAGCAGCGTCAGGTGCGCGCGCACCGTGGGCGAGGCCAGCACGAACACGGCCTCGATGGGCGCGTTGTCCGGGGTGGGCACGGCGGAAAGCGGCAGGGGCCGGGCCGGATAGACCAGCACGATGCGCGGGGTTTCGCCCAGGATGAGCGGGGCGCGCACGTGCGGGGCCAGCACGCCGCCGCCAACGGCCGTGATGCCCGTGGCCTCGCGGGCCAGCAGCATGGCAAGGACCAGTTCGCGCTGGTGCTCGGGCGCATCGGGGATCATGTGCCCCACCACCGGGCAGAGCAGTTCCGGCAGGGTGTTGGCGCAGATGCCCCGCATCACCCCACCGGCGCGCATGGCCCCGGCAAGGGCCGAGACCGTTTCGCGGGCCTGGCCATCGGCTTCGGGCTCCAGTTCGCGGGCCAGGGCCGTGGGGCCCATGCCGTGGTGCAGGGCCCACTCCAGCAGTTCCGCGCGGTTGAAGTGGTACAGCCCGCCCAGGCGCACGGTGGGCAGGCCCGCGTGGGCGATCCAGCGCAGCACCGTCTTTTCCGTGCAATCCAGGGAAGCCGCGGCCTCCCGCAGGGTGAGCCTCATGCCGCATCCTCGTCGTCCGCTTGTGACCAAGCGGTCAAATCGTGGCCGAAAGGCTATGGCGCAGAAGCACGCCTCGCCACGGAGAACGGCTGCGCCACCAGCATGACCGAGCGGTCAAATGCTGGGCGTCACCTATTTCCGGCCACTGGTTGCGAAAACCGACACACAAAATGCTTTTGCGTGGCGTTTGTCAACCAGGAAAATGCGGGGGGTCAGGGTTCTCGGCAGTAGTCCATGGCCCGCGCATCCTTCAGGCGTTGGCATTGCCCCAGGGCGCAGGCCCGTCCATAGTCCTCGCACATGCCACGCACATCGCCCATTTGCGAGCGTGCCACGCCCCGGTTCGCGTAGGCCGTGGCCTGCCCGGCGTCCAGGGCGATGGCGCGGGTGAAGTCCGCCTCGGCTTCCTGGTGTCGGCCCTGTTCGTCCCGCGCCACGCCCCGGTTGATCCAGGCCACGGGGTCGTCCGGGGCAAGCTGGATGGCGCGGGTGAAGCTGGCCTCTGCGGCGCGGGGCTGGTCCAGAAGGAAGAAGGCGTCGCCTTGCGCCAGCAGGGCGGGCGCGTGGCGTGGGTCGAGCATGAGCGCGGTCCGGTAGTCCTCCAGGGCGCGCTCCATGTGCCCCAGCAGGGCGAGGCTCAGGCCACGCTCCACAAAGGGTTGGGGCTGGCGGGGGGTGCGCAGGATGAGCCGGTTGGCCTCGGCCACGGCGTCTTCGGGCCTTCCGGCCTGGCGCAGGGCGCGCACGGCTTCCAGGTCGGCAGCTGCAGGGGCGCTGCGCAGGGCCGGGGCGGCGTCGAGTTGGCCCTGCCCGGAGGGCGGCGCAGGGGCCTGCGCGCAGCCCGCCAGCAGCGCCGCCAGCAGCGCCGCCAGCAGTCTGGCCAAAACAAGGCGTGCGCAGGCGCGTGCGGCCTTGGGGCCATGGGGCAGAGCGGGACGCGGGGCCATATGGTCCTCCTGCCCGCGCGGACGGGTCCGGACCGCTGGTCGGGCGCGGTACGCCCGGGGGGGTTGACGGCGGCGGTGAAAACGCGTCATGCACGGCTGTTCTCCCACGCTAGCGAGGTTTCCCATGTCCCGCAATACAATAGTGACCGTTCTCGTGTTCGCCCTCACCTACGTGGGGAGTTTTTATTTTCGCATCCATGTGGTGGACACCCCGGTGGGTGTGGATGGGGGAGGCGTCTTGTTTGGGGCCGCTCGCCAGGCCATGCTCTGGGGGCAGCTTTCCGGGGCCTGGGGAGTTGGCAGCCTCGTCGCCGGCCTTGCGGCGCTGTTCTTCGGGGGGCTTGGACCTGTGCTGGCCTGGAGCGTTTTGACCGCCATGGCCCTGTGCAACTACAATGTCGATCTTGGGGCCATCGGCTTTGTGCTGGGCTTTTTGCGCCTTGTCCGCTTCCAGCGTCCGGCGCGGGAGCGGTCGGCGGTCTAGACGCCCAGCTGTTCCAGGCGGGAGAGCAGCCGCTTGCTGGCAGCGTGCTCCGGGTCCTGCTCCAGGGCCGCGTTCAGGTAGAAGCGGGCGTTGCCGATGTCCTTGACCATGGCGAAGGCGCTGCCCATGTTGTAGGCCACGATGGGCGCCGTCTTGTGGAAGTCCGGGGCGATGCGCCGAACCTGCTCGTAGGCGCCTACGGCCATGCGGTGCAGTTGGCCGTCGGCGTAGGCCAGGCCCATGTTGTAGATGACGCGCTCATCGGACGGGGACACGGTGAGGGCCTTTTTGTAGTTCTCCACGGCCTCGCGCCACTTGCCCTGCCGCCGCAGGGCGATGCCCAGCCGGTTGAAGGTGACCATGTCGTCCACGGTGAGGTTGTCGCCCTTCATGTCCAGCAATTGCACATAGTATTTCTCGGCCAAGTCCGGGGAGGCCTCGGCCACGGATTCGGCGATCTCCTGCACCACGCGGTCCACGTGGTTCAGCGCCTCGCGCTGGGCGTTGGCGATGGCGGCGCTGAAATACTTGTCGGCGTGCTCCATGTCGTTCTTGCGCACATACACCTTGCCGATCTCGCATTTGCGCTCGGTGTTCAGCGGGCTGATGACGTCGAGCTTGCGCAGGTAGCGCAGGTAGGCGTCCTCGTCGAGTTCCTTGTGGGCATCGGCCAGCTTTTTGAGCGGCTCCAGGTACAGGCGCGCGCCCACGTGCGCGGTCTCGTAGGCGCGAATGGCCTCGTCGCGGCGGCCTTCGGCCAGAAAGGCGTCGCCCAGAAGCATGTAGGCCACGGGGCTTT harbors:
- a CDS encoding PTS sugar transporter subunit IIA codes for the protein MRLTLREAAASLDCTEKTVLRWIAHAGLPTVRLGGLYHFNRAELLEWALHHGMGPTALARELEPEADGQARETVSALAGAMRAGGVMRGICANTLPELLCPVVGHMIPDAPEHQRELVLAMLLAREATGITAVGGGVLAPHVRAPLILGETPRIVLVYPARPLPLSAVPTPDNAPIEAVFVLASPTVRAHLTLLALLAAALRDADFRQAVLSRASEAALLTAAAAAEHAHDSAAARRGRRQ
- a CDS encoding response regulator, with product MAAPKLDQDLRDFLENQAGMLIMLSDDQLFVRAMRTAVFKTLAVKTDCLLVYAEPNQTMKAVRDRLSRKLPVLVLADRMLRGQPNLEFMRAIKTTFPEARLLVMTQETSKADLSQLYEIGVDSILTKPVSIDTLVEKMAGAIKPQGRISQLVQEARASLEAGDTAKAKQISAEILRLKEKSPVAYMLLGDAFLAEGRRDEAIRAYETAHVGARLYLEPLKKLADAHKELDEDAYLRYLRKLDVISPLNTERKCEIGKVYVRKNDMEHADKYFSAAIANAQREALNHVDRVVQEIAESVAEASPDLAEKYYVQLLDMKGDNLTVDDMVTFNRLGIALRRQGKWREAVENYKKALTVSPSDERVIYNMGLAYADGQLHRMAVGAYEQVRRIAPDFHKTAPIVAYNMGSAFAMVKDIGNARFYLNAALEQDPEHAASKRLLSRLEQLGV
- a CDS encoding proton-conducting transporter transmembrane domain-containing protein → MTLFAACLLTFLLGALAALLPRSFRAANAVGAGSAVLGCLLGLVPAAQALVAPQDWELRLAWPPPWGLGSLAIDGISAMFLVPALVLVALGAVYGRGYLANLEGRKRIGPPWFFYNILAACIAGVFTARDPLLLLLFWEGMALSSYFLVCMEDAEAQVRRAGRIYLIASHLGAAFLLALCLLPGAAWPPTPGLASGPGAELTALPGAGVAAGLAFLLALVGFGSKAGLAPLGVWLPEAHPAAPSHVSAVLSGVMIKTGVYGILRVLLALPPEPWWGWTLIALGGATAVLGVCGALGQAELKRLLAWSSMENAGLMLLGLGLGALGRACDAPLIAALGFSAALLHVVNHGVFKSLLFFCAGSVLHGTGEPRMDRLGGVMRRMPATGAAFLVGALGICGLPPLGGFASELTLGLAAVKGLLLPTPSLDIPSLAVLSVLVLCAGLAAAVFVGAFGVVFLGEPRSQTAAAAHESPVAMRLPMAALATFGLFLGLGAPLLLETALRALAPHLPGAPEQGASLVEGLLSASMAFTLLLALLGGILLLRRGLLRGRDLRHGPTWDCGYIAPTARIQYTYSSFAQPLADMFRALTGSFGQATRPWGLFPARAGYFAEAQDRILTGFLALFGYLDDRLKALHRLQQGQVHVYVLYIAATLVALLAWGLS
- a CDS encoding tetratricopeptide repeat protein; this translates as MAPRPALPHGPKAARACARLVLARLLAALLAALLAGCAQAPAPPSGQGQLDAAPALRSAPAAADLEAVRALRQAGRPEDAVAEANRLILRTPRQPQPFVERGLSLALLGHMERALEDYRTALMLDPRHAPALLAQGDAFFLLDQPRAAEASFTRAIQLAPDDPVAWINRGVARDEQGRHQEAEADFTRAIALDAGQATAYANRGVARSQMGDVRGMCEDYGRACALGQCQRLKDARAMDYCREP